The Bernardetia litoralis DSM 6794 genome includes a window with the following:
- a CDS encoding aconitate hydratase: MALYDLDMMKKVYAQLKSRVDKAREVVGKPLTLSEKILYNHLWDGEATTAFKRGEDYVDFAPDRIACQDATAQMALLQFMQAGKNKVAVPTTVHCDHLIQAKEGAAKDLAFANKTSSEVFDFLSSVSNKYGIGFWKPGAGIIHQVVLENYAFPGGMMIGTDSHTVNAGGLGMVAIGVGGADAVDVMAGMAWELKFPKLIGVKLTGKLSGWSAPKDVILKVAGILTVKGGTGAIVEYFGEGAKSMSCTGKGTICNMGAEIGATTSTFGYDKSMERYLRATGRDAVADAANEVADYLTGDAEVYENPEQYFDEVIEINLDTLKPHINGPFSPDLASEAGSDVKEKAEANGWPLDVEWGLIGSCTNSSYEDLARAASIAKQAVDKGIEVKADFGINPGSEQVRYTADRDGLLATFEELGAKIFTNACGPCIGQWARYSDPKNAPKNSIVHSFNRNFAKRADGNPNTHAFVASPELVAAIAISGRLDFDPTKDTIKNKKGEDVMFDAPVGDELPSKGFAVEDAGFQAPMEDGSGVNVVVADDSERLQLLTPFKPLGNEIKDAKLLIKAFGKCTTDHISMAGPWLRFRGHLDNISNNCLIGAVNAFNQSTDSVKNQLTGEYGAVPATARAYKAAGVSSIVVGDHNYGEGSSREHAAMEPRHLGVAAVIVKSFARIHETNLKKQGMLGLTFANEADYDLIKEDDTFTFTDLKDFAPNKQLTLEITHKDGSKESIKLNHTYNASQIAWYHEGSALNLIKKENAA; the protein is encoded by the coding sequence ATGGCTCTTTACGATTTAGATATGATGAAAAAAGTCTATGCGCAACTTAAAAGTCGTGTAGATAAAGCAAGAGAAGTAGTAGGCAAACCACTCACTTTATCAGAGAAAATTTTATATAATCACCTTTGGGACGGAGAAGCAACAACAGCATTCAAAAGAGGAGAAGATTATGTTGATTTTGCCCCTGATAGAATTGCGTGTCAAGATGCAACAGCACAAATGGCATTATTACAATTTATGCAAGCTGGAAAAAATAAAGTGGCTGTTCCAACAACAGTTCACTGTGACCACTTGATTCAAGCAAAAGAAGGTGCTGCAAAAGATTTGGCATTCGCAAACAAAACAAGTTCAGAAGTATTTGATTTTTTATCTTCTGTTTCTAATAAATATGGAATTGGATTTTGGAAACCAGGTGCAGGTATTATTCACCAAGTAGTTTTAGAAAATTATGCTTTCCCTGGTGGAATGATGATTGGTACAGATTCGCATACCGTAAATGCTGGTGGCTTAGGAATGGTCGCTATTGGTGTTGGTGGTGCTGATGCTGTGGATGTAATGGCTGGAATGGCTTGGGAATTGAAATTTCCAAAACTTATTGGTGTAAAATTAACAGGTAAATTATCAGGATGGTCTGCACCAAAAGATGTAATTTTGAAAGTAGCAGGTATCCTTACTGTAAAAGGTGGAACAGGTGCTATCGTAGAATATTTTGGAGAAGGCGCAAAATCAATGTCTTGTACAGGAAAAGGAACTATCTGTAACATGGGCGCAGAAATTGGAGCAACAACTTCTACTTTTGGCTATGATAAGTCAATGGAACGTTATTTACGTGCAACTGGACGTGATGCAGTAGCTGATGCAGCCAATGAAGTAGCTGATTATTTGACAGGAGATGCTGAGGTATATGAAAACCCAGAACAATATTTTGATGAAGTAATTGAAATTAACTTAGATACATTAAAACCACACATTAATGGTCCTTTCTCTCCAGATTTAGCTTCTGAAGCTGGTTCTGATGTAAAAGAAAAAGCCGAAGCAAACGGTTGGCCTTTAGATGTAGAATGGGGGTTGATTGGTTCTTGTACAAACTCTTCATACGAAGATTTGGCTAGAGCTGCTTCTATTGCCAAACAAGCTGTTGATAAAGGAATTGAAGTAAAAGCTGATTTTGGAATTAATCCAGGTTCGGAGCAAGTACGTTATACAGCTGATAGAGATGGTCTTTTGGCTACTTTTGAAGAATTAGGAGCTAAAATTTTTACAAATGCATGTGGTCCTTGTATCGGACAATGGGCTAGGTATTCTGACCCTAAAAATGCACCTAAAAACTCTATTGTTCACTCTTTCAATAGAAACTTTGCAAAACGTGCAGATGGAAATCCAAATACACACGCTTTTGTAGCTTCTCCTGAGTTGGTTGCTGCAATTGCTATTTCTGGTCGTTTGGATTTTGACCCTACAAAAGATACAATCAAAAATAAAAAAGGCGAAGATGTAATGTTTGATGCACCAGTAGGTGACGAACTTCCATCAAAAGGTTTTGCTGTTGAAGATGCTGGTTTCCAAGCACCAATGGAAGATGGTTCTGGTGTAAATGTTGTAGTTGCTGATGATTCTGAAAGATTACAATTACTTACTCCTTTCAAACCATTAGGTAATGAAATTAAAGATGCTAAATTATTAATTAAAGCATTTGGAAAATGTACAACTGACCATATTTCTATGGCTGGACCTTGGTTGCGTTTCCGTGGACACTTAGATAATATTTCTAATAACTGTCTTATCGGAGCTGTAAATGCTTTCAACCAATCAACTGATAGTGTGAAAAATCAACTTACAGGTGAGTATGGAGCTGTTCCTGCTACGGCAAGAGCATATAAAGCTGCTGGCGTTTCTTCTATCGTTGTGGGTGACCATAATTATGGTGAAGGTTCTTCAAGAGAGCATGCTGCTATGGAGCCTCGTCATTTGGGTGTTGCTGCTGTAATCGTAAAATCATTTGCACGTATTCACGAAACAAACTTGAAAAAACAAGGTATGTTGGGTCTTACTTTTGCAAATGAAGCTGATTATGATTTGATTAAGGAAGATGATACTTTCACTTTCACAGATTTGAAAGATTTCGCTCCAAACAAACAACTTACTTTAGAAATTACTCATAAAGACGGTTCTAAAGAGTCTATTAAATTGAATCATACTTACAATGCAAGTCAAATTGCGTGGTATCATGAAGGTTCTGCATTGAACTTAATTAAAAAAGAAAATGCAGCTTAA
- a CDS encoding TlpA family protein disulfide reductase, producing the protein MKKNISLVCLSFIFSLSAFAQDSTFIKITFPQSEDWSENKLTLNYAHPSFMRAIYVAFEKDTTANENTFIAKFNNSELDNEVRQHIIEKDEERLFQIIVFPSDSMELLVAENGEVTFLKGKTSKENQLTYNYWFDNFDDLNSFAKYDWEEFFDKLDSLENALISSYEIGMKGQKPNEIYDLYFRTSVKTAIFHTILTYKYLRPAYLGNDDYLKIPKEYESKVPVIDIITRNDYPYINLYLSHISYFFDRTNCPNTTSFYPSNKCKYDFLQTLPKCRLRKLMNLFILNSISINSELESEQEKEIVKNILAELEADYSNDKDFLDIKQLIQKNEKLKSGQPAPNFALQNEEEELITLSSLKGKYVLIHFWATWHQPDVEAIPQFLELEKIFQDKVEFLHLCLGNDKETWNILQAQDSSKGTHVFLNDIQIKIIKIMYDIRHYPNYFLIDKEGKIVTKEVYSPKEAQEKLEKIFEEE; encoded by the coding sequence ATGAAAAAAAATATTAGTCTTGTTTGCCTCTCGTTTATATTCTCCTTGTCTGCTTTTGCACAAGATTCTACCTTCATAAAAATTACTTTTCCTCAGTCAGAAGATTGGTCAGAAAATAAGCTCACTCTCAACTATGCACATCCTTCTTTTATGAGAGCAATATATGTAGCTTTTGAAAAAGACACTACTGCCAATGAAAATACATTTATTGCTAAATTTAATAATTCAGAATTAGATAACGAAGTTAGACAGCATATCATAGAGAAAGATGAAGAAAGGCTGTTTCAAATTATTGTATTTCCTAGTGATAGTATGGAGTTATTAGTAGCAGAAAATGGAGAGGTTACTTTTTTAAAAGGAAAAACAAGTAAAGAAAACCAACTTACTTACAATTATTGGTTTGATAATTTTGATGATTTAAATTCTTTTGCCAAGTATGATTGGGAAGAATTTTTTGATAAACTGGATAGCTTAGAAAATGCTTTGATTTCTAGCTATGAAATAGGAATGAAAGGACAAAAGCCGAATGAGATTTATGACCTTTATTTTAGAACGTCAGTCAAGACGGCTATTTTTCATACTATCCTAACTTACAAATACTTGCGTCCTGCCTATTTGGGTAATGATGACTATTTAAAAATCCCTAAAGAATATGAAAGTAAAGTACCTGTTATAGATATAATTACACGAAATGACTACCCTTATATTAATTTATATCTTTCTCATATTTCATATTTCTTTGATAGAACTAATTGCCCCAATACTACTTCATTTTATCCTAGTAATAAGTGTAAATATGATTTCCTCCAAACTCTTCCTAAATGCAGATTGAGAAAGTTGATGAATTTATTTATTTTAAACTCAATCTCCATAAATTCGGAATTAGAAAGTGAACAGGAGAAAGAAATAGTAAAAAATATTTTAGCAGAATTAGAAGCTGATTATTCCAACGACAAAGATTTTTTAGATATAAAACAGCTTATACAAAAGAATGAAAAATTAAAAAGTGGGCAACCAGCACCTAATTTTGCTTTGCAAAATGAGGAAGAAGAATTAATTACTTTATCTAGTTTGAAGGGAAAATATGTTTTGATACACTTTTGGGCTACTTGGCATCAACCAGATGTAGAGGCAATCCCACAATTTTTGGAGTTAGAAAAAATATTTCAAGATAAAGTTGAGTTTTTGCATCTCTGTTTGGGAAATGATAAAGAAACATGGAATATTTTACAAGCTCAAGATTCTTCAAAAGGAACTCATGTATTTTTGAATGATATACAGATAAAAATAATCAAAATTATGTATGACATAAGACATTACCCTAATTATTTCTTGATAGATAAAGAAGGAAAAATAGTAACAAAGGAGGTTTATTCTCCAAAAGAAGCTCAAGAAAAATTAGAAAAGATTTTTGAAGAGGAATAA
- a CDS encoding type II toxin-antitoxin system HigB family toxin, protein MEIIGKKVLEKLKRKNKGNTELQNAVDNLIRDLENNAFQTQEELKKIRPDADAVHSDGFYFFNLSIHRTLILIEFEEDGEATIIWAGSHDKYEETFQNNKNTIRKWLKDREWIN, encoded by the coding sequence ATGGAAATTATCGGTAAAAAAGTCCTAGAAAAACTAAAACGCAAAAATAAAGGCAATACAGAACTGCAAAACGCTGTCGATAATTTGATAAGAGATTTAGAAAATAATGCTTTTCAAACTCAAGAAGAATTAAAAAAGATACGACCTGATGCAGATGCTGTACATTCCGACGGATTTTATTTTTTCAATTTAAGTATTCACAGAACATTGATACTGATTGAATTTGAAGAAGATGGAGAAGCAACAATAATTTGGGCAGGTTCACATGATAAATATGAAGAAACTTTTCAAAACAACAAAAATACTATTCGTAAATGGCTGAAAGACCGAGAATGGATAAATTAA
- a CDS encoding helix-turn-helix domain-containing protein, giving the protein MAERPRMDKLNIKTMKQDYKKIIEKGFIENELELERTFILERKLRLLIPKNPNYKEDRKQLRSIIKEYEKQNWSTDSIITDKKIKESDYAEQIAEQERQFLAKRKEIIKTKLLENKLNQQDLGAILKHSKSYISELMNGINSFTKKDLIIIHKLFDIKLEDLIPTTITQKDVNRMRKTIEKLGKNDLISKLYSSKSSHKVK; this is encoded by the coding sequence ATGGCTGAAAGACCGAGAATGGATAAATTAAACATAAAAACAATGAAACAAGACTATAAAAAAATCATCGAAAAAGGATTTATTGAGAATGAATTGGAGTTAGAACGTACTTTTATCCTAGAAAGAAAACTTCGTTTGTTGATTCCAAAAAATCCGAATTATAAAGAAGATAGAAAACAGTTGCGTTCTATCATAAAAGAATACGAAAAACAGAACTGGAGTACGGATTCTATTATTACAGACAAGAAGATAAAAGAAAGTGATTACGCTGAACAAATTGCTGAACAAGAAAGGCAGTTTTTGGCAAAACGTAAAGAAATCATTAAAACAAAACTACTAGAAAATAAGCTGAATCAACAAGATTTAGGAGCTATTCTAAAGCATAGTAAGTCTTATATTTCAGAACTTATGAATGGAATAAACTCATTTACTAAAAAGGATTTAATCATAATTCATAAACTATTTGATATAAAACTGGAAGATTTGATACCTACAACCATTACCCAAAAAGATGTTAATAGAATGAGAAAAACGATAGAAAAATTGGGTAAGAATGATTTGATTTCTAAACTGTATAGTTCTAAAAGTTCTCATAAAGTGAAATAA
- the katG gene encoding catalase/peroxidase HPI, translating into MENNTNPHATSNGKGNVWDTNESSKCPFSGGGATKFTAGQGTSNLDWWPHMLKTNVLRQNSVLSNPMNKGFNYAEEFKSLDLKAIKKDLFELMTNSQDWWPADYGHYGPFFIRMAWHSAGTYRTADGRGGATSGTQRFAPLNSWPDNANLDKARLLLWSVKKKYGQKISWADLLILAGNCALESMGLQTFGFAGGREDVWEPEQDVYWGTETEWLGDTRYSGDRELENPLAAVQMGLIYVNPEGPNGKPDPLASAKDIRETFARMAMNDYETVALIAGGHTFGKTHGAADPSKYVGAEPAAAGLEEQGTGWKNTFGKGHGIHTITSGLEGAWTTTPTKWGNGFFDNLFGFEWELTKSPAGAHQWKPKNGGGEGTVPDAHDATKKHAPFMLTSDLALRVDPDYEKISRHFHENPDEFADAFSRAWYKLTHRDMGPVSLYLGEEVPTEELIWQDPIPARDYDLIDSNDIDSLKSQILASNLSISELVSTAWASASTFRGSDKRGGANGGRLRLAPQKDWEVNNPKQLARVLNVLEEIKKGFDNGNKKVSIADLIVLGGCAAIEKAAKNAGSDIKVPFTAGRTDSTAEQTDIDSFKFLEPQADGFRNYSKAEYTLSEEEMLIDKAQLMTLTAPEMTVLVSGMRVLNTNFDGSSNGVFTENKEQLTNDFFVNLIDFTTTWKATSDTQKTFEGRDRRTGNVKWTGSRVDLIFGSNSELRALAEVYACDDAKEKFVTDFVAAWDKVMNLDRFDLV; encoded by the coding sequence ATGGAAAATAACACAAACCCACACGCTACATCAAATGGAAAAGGAAATGTTTGGGATACTAATGAATCTAGCAAATGTCCTTTTTCTGGTGGAGGAGCTACCAAATTTACAGCAGGACAAGGAACATCCAACCTTGACTGGTGGCCACATATGCTAAAAACAAATGTTCTTCGTCAGAACTCTGTTCTTTCCAATCCAATGAATAAGGGTTTTAATTATGCCGAAGAATTTAAAAGTCTTGATTTAAAAGCTATCAAAAAAGACCTTTTTGAGTTAATGACAAATTCTCAAGATTGGTGGCCAGCCGATTATGGTCATTATGGACCTTTCTTTATTCGTATGGCTTGGCATAGCGCAGGTACATATCGCACAGCAGACGGTCGTGGTGGTGCAACTTCGGGAACTCAACGTTTTGCTCCTCTCAATAGTTGGCCTGATAATGCAAATCTTGACAAAGCTCGTTTATTACTTTGGTCAGTCAAGAAAAAATATGGTCAAAAAATATCTTGGGCAGACCTTTTGATTTTAGCTGGAAACTGTGCCTTAGAATCAATGGGATTACAAACTTTTGGTTTTGCTGGTGGGCGTGAAGATGTTTGGGAGCCAGAGCAAGATGTATATTGGGGAACAGAAACTGAATGGTTGGGAGATACTCGTTATTCAGGAGATAGAGAATTAGAAAATCCATTGGCAGCCGTTCAGATGGGACTTATTTATGTCAATCCAGAAGGGCCAAATGGAAAACCAGACCCATTGGCTTCTGCAAAAGATATTCGTGAAACTTTTGCTAGAATGGCGATGAATGACTATGAAACAGTTGCTTTGATTGCAGGTGGACATACTTTCGGAAAAACACATGGAGCAGCCGACCCAAGCAAATATGTAGGTGCAGAACCAGCAGCAGCAGGCTTAGAAGAACAAGGAACTGGCTGGAAAAACACTTTTGGAAAGGGGCATGGAATACATACAATTACAAGTGGATTAGAAGGAGCTTGGACAACAACACCAACAAAATGGGGTAATGGTTTCTTTGATAATTTATTTGGATTTGAGTGGGAACTTACCAAAAGCCCAGCAGGAGCGCATCAATGGAAACCAAAAAATGGAGGTGGAGAAGGAACAGTTCCTGATGCTCATGATGCAACAAAAAAACACGCTCCTTTTATGCTTACAAGTGATTTAGCATTGCGTGTAGACCCAGATTACGAAAAAATTTCAAGACATTTCCACGAAAACCCAGATGAGTTTGCTGATGCTTTTTCTCGTGCTTGGTATAAATTAACTCACCGTGATATGGGACCTGTTTCTCTTTATTTGGGAGAGGAAGTTCCGACAGAAGAATTAATTTGGCAAGACCCAATTCCTGCTCGTGATTATGATTTAATTGATTCAAATGATATTGATTCTTTAAAATCTCAAATTCTTGCTTCTAATTTATCAATTTCTGAATTAGTTTCTACAGCATGGGCTTCAGCTTCTACTTTCCGTGGCTCAGATAAGCGTGGTGGTGCAAATGGTGGTCGTTTGCGTTTAGCTCCTCAAAAAGATTGGGAAGTAAATAATCCAAAACAATTAGCTAGAGTATTAAACGTTTTGGAAGAAATCAAAAAAGGATTTGACAATGGTAATAAAAAAGTTTCTATTGCTGATTTGATTGTCTTGGGTGGTTGTGCTGCCATTGAAAAAGCTGCTAAAAATGCAGGTTCTGATATAAAAGTTCCTTTTACGGCAGGTCGTACCGATTCAACAGCAGAACAAACTGATATAGACTCATTCAAATTCTTAGAGCCACAAGCAGATGGTTTCCGTAATTATTCTAAAGCTGAATATACTTTATCAGAAGAAGAAATGTTGATTGACAAAGCTCAATTAATGACTTTGACTGCTCCTGAGATGACTGTTTTGGTGAGTGGAATGCGTGTTTTGAATACTAATTTTGATGGTTCTTCAAACGGTGTTTTTACAGAAAATAAAGAACAGCTAACAAATGATTTCTTTGTTAATCTGATTGATTTTACAACAACTTGGAAAGCAACTTCTGACACTCAAAAAACATTTGAAGGAAGAGATAGAAGAACAGGAAATGTAAAATGGACAGGTTCTCGTGTAGATTTAATTTTTGGTTCGAATTCAGAACTTCGTGCTTTGGCAGAAGTATATGCATGTGATGATGCAAAAGAAAAATTTGTAACTGATTTTGTTGCAGCGTGGGATAAAGTAATGAATTTAGATAGATTTGATTTGGTGTAA
- a CDS encoding Lrp/AsnC ligand binding domain-containing protein, translating to MNKNSQIDSYDLRILSELTDDAKLPYTEVADRVCVSGGTVHVRMKKMQDLGIVKGASLTIDYAKLGYDVTAFLGIYLERSSMYDESVEQLSKIPEILSLHYTTGAYSIFAKIICRDTQHLREVLHDKIQKVSGIVRTETFISLEERVERAPLLKQLAEESKKESI from the coding sequence ATGAATAAAAATTCTCAAATCGATAGTTACGACCTTCGCATCCTGTCTGAACTCACAGATGATGCAAAATTGCCTTATACAGAAGTTGCTGACCGAGTATGTGTTTCAGGAGGAACAGTACACGTTAGAATGAAGAAAATGCAGGATTTAGGAATCGTAAAAGGAGCTTCTTTGACGATTGATTATGCCAAACTAGGCTATGATGTTACTGCTTTTTTGGGGATTTATTTGGAAAGAAGTTCCATGTATGATGAATCTGTTGAACAATTATCTAAAATCCCTGAAATTTTGAGCTTGCATTATACAACAGGTGCATATAGTATTTTTGCCAAAATTATTTGTAGAGACACACAGCATTTAAGAGAGGTTTTACACGATAAAATACAAAAGGTTTCTGGAATAGTCAGAACAGAAACTTTTATTTCACTAGAAGAACGAGTAGAACGTGCGCCACTTTTAAAACAACTAGCAGAAGAAAGTAAAAAGGAAAGTATCTAA
- a CDS encoding YiiX family permuted papain-like enzyme produces MIFSKNIYFLSLFFLFLSCDSKKLQTEIITNNLKEKLDLKKEILKDSSFIKEGDIIFQTSLSSQSKAIQLATKSKYSHVGIIFKTDDNKNNFIVLEAVQPVKFTPLEDWIKRGKDSHFVIKRLKNADEVLTNEVIQKMKNRGNNWIGKNYDLYFEWSDEKIYCSELVWKIYKEVLGIEVGKLEKLSNFDLSNKIVKDKMKERYGNKISSEKLNENVISPASIFKSNELVFVK; encoded by the coding sequence ATGATTTTCTCAAAAAATATTTACTTTCTTAGTTTATTCTTCCTATTTCTGTCTTGTGATTCTAAAAAATTACAAACAGAAATAATTACAAATAATTTAAAAGAAAAATTAGACCTTAAAAAGGAGATTTTGAAAGATTCATCTTTTATAAAAGAAGGTGATATTATTTTTCAAACCTCTCTTTCTTCACAAAGTAAAGCAATTCAATTAGCTACAAAATCAAAATATAGTCATGTCGGAATTATTTTTAAAACTGATGACAATAAAAATAACTTTATTGTTTTGGAAGCTGTTCAGCCTGTAAAATTTACACCTTTAGAAGATTGGATAAAACGAGGAAAAGATTCTCATTTTGTCATAAAGCGATTAAAAAATGCTGATGAAGTTTTGACAAATGAAGTAATACAAAAAATGAAAAATAGAGGCAATAATTGGATAGGTAAAAATTATGATTTGTATTTTGAGTGGTCTGATGAAAAAATCTACTGCTCTGAACTGGTCTGGAAAATCTATAAAGAAGTCTTAGGTATTGAGGTTGGAAAGCTAGAAAAATTATCTAATTTTGATTTGAGTAATAAGATTGTAAAAGATAAAATGAAAGAACGTTATGGAAATAAAATTTCTTCGGAAAAACTTAATGAAAATGTAATTTCTCCTGCTTCTATTTTTAAATCTAATGAACTTGTCTTTGTGAAGTGA